The genomic window GCATTATTATGAACCAAGGAGGCATTGCGCTACGATTGGTTAACGTTGCTCGTCTTCTAACTGGTAAATTACCAGGGTCCTTAGCTCATACAAATATTGTCGGAAATATGTTATTCGGTTCTATTGCGGGCTCTTCTGTTGCATCCGCAGCCGCTATTGGCAAAGTGATGCATCCCCTTCAGGAACAAGAGGGCTATGACCGTAAGTTTTCAGCTGCTGTCAACATTGCATCAGCACCAACAGGGTTAATTATTCCGCCCACTGGACTCTTTATTATTTATTCTCTCGTTAGTGGTGGAACGTCTGTTGCGGCTTTGTTTTTAGCAGGCTACATACCAGGTATTTTATGGGGACTAGCAACAATGGTTGTGGCGTATATTCTCGCCAAACGCAAAGGGTATACAGCGAAACGACATCAGGCTGGTAGTAGTCCTTTAAAAGTCATTTGGGAAGCGGTCCCAAGCTTGTTCCTTGTGATTATCATTATCGGAGGAATTATCGGGGGGTTTTTTACGGCAACAGAAGCGTCGGCTATTGCGATCATTTACGCGTTGCTCTTATCGTTTGCCTATCGAAGTCTATCAGTTAAACAACTGCCTGGTATTTTCAAGGAAGCTGTTGAGTTAACGGTTGTCATTATGTTCTTAATTGGGACATCTGCCATGCTTTCTCTCGTTATGGCGTTTACAGGCATTCCTAGTGCCATCAGTACAGGCATTTTATCATTAACGGATAATCCTATCTTCATTTTGTTACTTATTAATCTCATTCTATTGCTTATTGGTATCGTAATGGATGTGACACCTGCCATTTTAATTTTTACGCCTATTTTTCTACCAGTTGTTATGGAGTTTGGTATGGACCCTGTTCATTTTGGTGTTATTTTAATTGTAAATCTGTGTATCGGTAATATTACGCCACCTGGGGGAAGTGCTTTATTCGTAGGAAGCACAGTTGGAAAAGTGAAAATTGAAGAAGTCGTGCGACCGCTTGTCCCGTTTTATATTGGGATTATCATCGTATTAATGATTGTCACAATGATTCCTGCGCTGAGCACATGGTTACCAACACTCGCTGGTTTAATGTAATACGATAGAAAAAGGAGAGAAACCCATGAATATTCAAGCACCCTATCAATTTGAGCTGAAAGAAAAAAAAGGCTCTTTACTATCTTTTTATAGTTCGGAAGCGCAAATGACAGCATATGTATTTGTACTTGAACAAGGCATATTTCGAGTTCTTTTTGAAAAAGAAGAGGGTTTAGAAGTACCGCAAACATGGAGCATTGCTCCAGGCTGCGATGATGTACCAGTAGAAGGACGTCCGCGTTTCAGCACTGAAGGGTTTACGTGTCCGACGTTTGCGACGAAAGAGTACGATCGTCATATAGAAATCGCTACAAATGAACTGAAAGCAGTGATTCAAAAAGAAGGATTTCGCATGGCATGGTTCCAAAAACAGCAAGGTGAGTGGGTTGAATTTGCCAGTGATCGAATGACTCAAGCATATAATTTTAAAGGCGAGTTAGGGAAATCGCTTAAACATTATTTAAAAAGAGATATTAGCGAGCACTATTTTGGGCTAGGAGAACGAACAGGGGAGTTAAATCGTCACCATGGTCGTTTCCGTAATCTAACAATTGATGCAATGGGTTACGACGCTCAATATTCAGACCCGCTATACAAACATATTCCCTTTTATATCACGCGCAATCCGAAAACGAGTTATTCCTACGGCTTGTTTTATGATAATCTTGCACCAGGCTATATCGATCTTGGAAGAGAATTAGATAATTACCATAGCTTGTATCGTTACTTTGAAGCAGAAGCTGGAGATTTGGACTATTATATGATCGGTGGTCCAACGGTAAGAGACGTTGTGCAAACGTATACGTGGCTTACAGGAAACACAATGATGCCACCAAAGTGGAGCATCGGATATTCTGGATCAACCATGAGCTATACAGATGCGTCCAATGCGCAAGAACAGCTTTATCAATTTATCGCTGATTGTGAAGAGCACGATATTCTCTGTGACTCTTTTCAACTATCTTCTGGTTACACTTCTATCGGAGACAAGCGTTATGTGTTTCATTGGAACAAAGAAAAATTTCCTGACGCCAAAAAACTAGCGGCGGATTTCCGTGAAAAAGGCTTGCGGCTTGCAGCGAATATTAAGCCAGCTTTTTTAGCAGGTCATCCTGCATATGAAGAACTTGAGGAAAACGGTTATTTTATTACTGATGGTCAAGGGAAAACCGAGTTAGCTCAGTTTTGGGATGGTGGTGGCGCCTATCTTGATTTTACGAACAAGCACGCATTCAACTGGTGGAAGACACAAGTGACAAACCAGTTGCTTGAATACGGTATTTCATCCACCTGGAACGATAACAATGAATATGAAATTTGGAATGAACACGCACAAGTGAATGGATTTGATCACGCGCTACCATTTCAGACCATTCGCGGGCTGTTTCCACTATTAATGATGAAAGCGTCATTTGAGGCACAAGAGGCATTTACAAAAGAAGAGCGGCCGTTTCTTATTTCGCGTTCTGGAGGGCCAGGAATGCAGCGTTACGTTCAGACTTGGACAGGTGATAATCGCACAGAATGGAAAACGATTCGCTTCAATACGAAAACCGGTCTAGGATTGAGTTTGTCAGGTATTTACAACTATGGTCATGATGTCGGTGGATTTGCCGGACCAAAGCCAGATCAAGAGTTATTTATCCGTTGGGTACAAAATGGGATCTTTCATCCACGCTTTACCATTCATTCTTGGAACGAGGATCAAACCGTAAATGAACCATGGATGTATCCAGAGGCGACACCAGCCATTCGCGCGCTCATTCAGCTTCGTTCCATGTTAACACCCTATTGGTATACGACGTTCTATGAAGCGCGCACGCGCCATGAGCCTATTATGAAACCAACATTCTTTGATTTTGAAGCGGATGCCAAGACTTGGGAAGAAAATGATGATTTCCTCGCTGGACCAGCATTTTTGGTTGCATCTGTCGTAGAGCCTGGTGTAGATGAGAGGCGTGTGTATGCACCGAAATCCAAAGGGGGCTGGTTTGATTTTTATCGGGGAACAGCTGTTGCTGGAGGAACTGAAGTGACATTGCCTGCACCGGATCATGAAACGCCTTTACTTGTAAAAGCAGGCTCCATGATACCAGTGAATGGTGCCGAACGAACGTTTAAAAAGAAAGATGAGGATGTACGGGGCTTCCTTTTGTTTCCGGAAGAGGGTGCGAATCACCGCAGCAGCTATACGTTATATGAGGACGATGGGATTTCACGTGATTGGAAAGAAAACCATGCTCTTGTTCATTTAGACATGACTACTACGGCAGACACAATATCTATAACTGTTACGGTAGATCACCATGGGTATGTACTACCTTATAAAGAAGCCATCTTCACTATTGCAACAGGAGATAGACGAACACTCATAGTTAATGGTAAAACCATTGAATCGGGTCAAAGAGGAGTGATTTGCTAATGTTTATACACGAAAACTTTATGCTTCAAAACGAGTATGCAAAAACGCTGTATCACGATTATGCCAAGACAATGCCTATCTATGATTTTCATAGTCACCTAGATCCAGAGTCGATCGCGAATGACAAATCCTATGAAACCATTACCGAGTTGTGGTTAGGTGACGATCATTATAAATGGCGCGCGATGAGAGCATGTGGTATTGAAGAAAGGCTCATTACTGGTCCTGCAACGGATAAAGAAAAATTCTTCGCATGGGCAAGAACGGTTCCTCAACTTCTCGGCAATCCTCTGTATCATTGGACGCATATGGAGTTAACACATACGTTTGGCATTTCAACGTTATTATCGGAAGAAACAGCAGAAAGCATTTGGCAAGAGACCAATCGTCAGCTACAAGAAAAAAAAGTCACAGTGCGGTCTTTGCTTCAGCAAGCCAATGTAGACACACTTTGTACAACCGATCAAATTATCGATTCATTAGAGGAGCATGTTCGAATTGCTCAAGATAAAACAATTGTAACAAAAGTGTTACCAACGTTTCGTGCAGATGCTGCTTTGCAAGTAGGTGGAAAGAACTTCCGAGATTTTCTTGGTAAATTAGAAAATGTGACTGGAATTGACATAAACAATGTATCGTCGTACCTTCAAGCATTAACGAATCGAATTGATTACTTTCATGAACGTGGCTGTCGAGCAAGTGATCACGGTATTGGTCAATTTCGGTTTGAAAAAGCTACTGTTCAACAGGCAGAAGAGCTATTTACTCAATTGCTGCAACAAAAGCGCTTGAACGAACACGAACGAACACTTATTCAATCTATTGTTCTCGAACATTTAGGGAAAGCTTACGCTGATAAGGGCTGGGTCATGCAACTCCACATTGGTCCTCTTCGTAACAACAATAGTGCTGCTTTTGATACCATCGGCCCAGATAGTGGATTTGATTCGATCCAAGATGATTCGTATGCCATTTCATTAAATCGTTTCTTTAATGAGCTTGAACAATTGGACAAGCTACCAAAGACGATTTGCTTTAATCTCGATTGGACGAAAAACGAAATGATTGCGGGTGCACTTGGCAACTTCCAAAAAGAAGGACTGCCAGGAAAGATGCAGCTCGGATCAGGCTGGTGGTTCAATGATACAAAAGACGGTATGCGCCGCCAAATGACAAGTTTGGCATCTGTTGGAGTTTTGTCTCATTTTGTTGGAATGTTAACAGATTCGAGAAGCTTTCTGTCTTTTGCTCGCCACGATTATTTTAGACGTATTCTATGCCAATTTATCAGTGAATGGATGGAAGATGGAGAGATTCCAGCTAATTTGCCACAAGCAGGAAAACTCATACAAGCTATTTCTTACCAAAATGCAAAACGATATTTTGAATCTTGATCAGAAAGCCTTTCTAAAGAGAGGCTTTTTTTGTCTTATGAAAGAATTATCTGAAAATAAATTCGTTTTTCAAAAAAGCAAACTTATTCAAATATGGAGATTGTGCTTTATGATGGAATGATAACGCTTACTTGATGAAAGGAGAGAACTAGTAAATGAGTTTATAAGAGGAGAGATAATAGCGAAGAAAAAAAGCTATACGTATCGTTACAGGAGGTGAATCGATATGAAATCAAAGAAAATGAAAGACGAGATTAAGCGCTCCTTTTTCACCTATGCCATCGTGGTGGTTACTGTTATCTTTTTTATTTATTTATTATTATTATCAATCGTATTTCGTTTAACAGTTATTGAGCCTAATGAAGCAAATCATGAGCATGTTTTAGCTGACGTAGAATCTGGATTCGCAGCCTATTCTAATGGGATGGAAGAGCTAGTTAATGCTTCATCAACGATTCACACCTTTTTAGAAACAGGAGAACAAGCAAGTGAGGCTTATAAGATCTTGTATGATTTTCGAAATCATCAGTCCTTACATGCAAATTTTTTGTTGTTAAATGATGATGAAGAAGTGGTGGCTACAAGCTTTTATAGCGGAACAGAGGAGGAGGCAAGAAATGGTGTTGCTTTAAATGCTCTTACTCATAAGTTAGAAGGCGCTGGTGTCGTTGGGACGCGTTTAACGAGCCCATTACGAGATGTTCATCATCGCTCTTCCTATGTTTTCTCAGCGGCAATCGGTGGAGAGGAAGGCTTACTTGGGTATTTGTTTTATTTCCTCGACTTACAGTCGTTTCCAGATCAACATTATGTGTACGTAACCGATTTGTTTGAGAATGTGATTTTTTCTAATTATTCCTATGGATTGACGACCCTAGGAAAACTTGACGTGAATCGAAAAGGGAACTGGATTACGCATGACGGAGACATGTTTTATAAAACACAAACGACTCTTTCTAAGCAAGGGATTCAGATCATTACAATGACACCAATATCCATTTATCGTTTACTGGTGTTATATGGTGTATTGACAATGATGATAAGTAGTATTGCTATTCTACTCGTTGTTTGGTTTGTTGCACCAAAGATTGTCGCGAAATCATTGCAGCCATTTGATGGATTAGTCGCGCTAATGGCATCAAAAAAGAAGTATAGTCATCTTGATCACGAGCCGAATTATGAAGAAGTCGAAATTATTTATGAAGAATACCGAAGTCGTGTATCTGAGGTTGAGCGATTGTTAGATGAAAATCAAATTATAATGGAGAAGAAGCGTATCAGTGAATTAAAGCATCTTGAAGCAAAGTTTAATCCTCATTTTCTTTTCAATGTTCTTGAAATGATTAAATATGAACTTATGGCTGATCCGCAAAGTGCTTCTGACATGGTAGTGAAAACAGCAACATTGATGCGCTATAACGCTAACTTTGGACAAACATTAGTGCCGCTCGGAGAGGATATACGTTATCTTAACGATTATTTTTCTTTACAAAAAATGAGATATGGAAAAAGGCTACACTATGAAATGACGTTCATTCCAGAATCTATATTAGACGAAGCGTCTATTCCAAAATTACTCATTCAACCATTAATTGAAAACGCAATCAAACATAATATTCATAAAACCCATTCTTTATCGATTGAAGTAACGATCAAGACAGACGGTGATCTGCTAACGATTGAGATTAAAGATAACGGAATGGGCCTTGCTAAAGAAAAAGTGGAAGAAATTAAAGCGATTTATCTTGGAGAAAAAGAAGCATCAGAACAAACAGGTCTTCATACTGTACATCAGCTTATACAGCTTTTATACGGAGATGATTATGGTTTAATGATGCACTCACAAGTTGAAGAGGGAACAATTATGACAATTACGTTGCCACTACAAAAGGGGTGAAACCATGTTGAAAGTCATTATTGTAGAAGATGAACCAATTATTTTAAAAGGATTACTTTACCGAATTGATTGGCTCAAAACGAACTGCATTGTCATTGGTACGGCAGAAAGCGGAATCGAGGGCTGTCAGCTTATTTTGGAGAAAAAGCCAGATATTGTGATTACAGATATTCGTATGCCCTTTAAAGATGGCTTGGAAATGTTGCAAGAAACAAAAGACGTCTGTCAGTACGAAGCCATCATTCTTTCAGGTTATGGAGAATTTCAATACGCACAACAAGCGATTCGACTAGGTGTGCACAATTATCTATTAAAGCCTGTTGATTTAAAAGACTTTGAAGCGACACTTCATGAGTTAGCAATGAGTGTACAAGAAAAAAGATCATCGAGCCAATCGAACAGTCATCGCCATGTACTTGATTTAAAAGTAGAATGGACAGAAGGTTCTAGTTATGCTGCAGATGCGATTCGATATATTGAAAAACACTATGATCAAAAAATTAGCTTGGCGATGGCTAGTAAAGTGATTGGTCTTTCAACTGTAAGCGTGAATACAAAATTAAAAGAGCGAACGGGGTATAGTTTTAATGAGTTACTAACCCGTTATCGATTAACTAAAGCGATTCAAAAATTGCAGCACGAAAATAGTCTAGTCTATGAAGTGGCTGAACAAACGGGGTTTAGCGATTACAAATATTTCAGTGCAGTTTTCAAAAAGTATATTGGTACTTCACCAAAGCAATTCCTCAAAAAGGGTATGTGATGGACGTTTTTGATCCATCTGTTTAATACGAGGATTAACGTGGAATAAACCAATAGATGGATATAAAGGAGGAAAGACAAGATGAAGCAACAACAAATTCGACTGCGTGAACGGCCTGACGGGTGGCCTAGTGAAGAGACTTTTTCGTATGAAGAGGTGGAAGTGAAAGAGCCTACACAAGATGAAGTGACGTTAAAAACCCGCTATCTCTCAGTTGATCCGTACATGCGAGGAAGAATGAACGATACAAAATCGTATGTAGAACCCTTTCAAATAGGAGAACCTTTAAACGGTGGAATTGTGGCAGAAGTCACGAAAACAAAATCAGAAAAGTTAAAGGTTGGCGATATTGTTTCAGGTGCATTAAATTGGCAAGAATACAATACTGTTCCTGCAGACACTGTACGTAAACTTGACCTACACGGAGCACCGATGTCAACAGCGTTAGGTGTGTTAGGAATGCCAGGGCTCACGGCGTACTTTGGTATGTATCACATTGGCGAGCCGAAAGAAGGCGAGACGGTCGTGGTATCAGGTGCAGCAGGTGCCGTTGGGTCCATTGCAGGGCAATTAGCTAAACGAAAAGGTGCACATGTTGTGGGCATTGTTGGTTCAAAGGAAAAAGCAGACTATATTCGTTCTATCGGGTTTGACGAGGCTATTGACTACAAAGAAAAGCATGTGGGGCAAGCATTAGAACAAGCATGTCCAAATGGAATTGATGTTTATTTTGAAAATGTTGGTGGCGAGATCTCAGATCAAGTCTGGCCGCTTCTTAACTCATTCGCTAGAGTCCCTGTTTGTGGTGCGATTTCTTCGTATAATCTAGAACAAGGAGAAGAAGATATAGGAAGACGGGTGCAAGGATACCTGGTAAAAGCTCGTGTGAAAATGCAAGGTTTCCTTGTAGGTGATTTCCAAAGTCATTACAAGGAAGCGTACGCGGATTTATCACGTTATTTACAAAACGATGAATTACAGTTTGAAGAAACGATTCATGAAGGATTCGATAAAGTACCAGAAGCTTTTCTTGGTTTATTTAAAGGGAAAAATATAGGCAAGCAGCTTGTAAAAGTAGAGAAATAAAAAGAAGCGTTCATACGATCGTATGAACGCTTTTTCTCGTCGACTTTTATTTCATTTTCACAGCGATAATCGCAACAATTAATCCAATGACAGCAAATAAACCGCCTACAGGGGCATTGAAATCGACCGTGTATACATCAATTGTCAATCCACCAACAACCGAGCCAATGGCCATACCAACATGAGTAGCAGAGTTGTTAATACTTTGTTGGATGTCAGACGTTTTCGGTGCAGAAGCAACGAGATGTCCTTGTATAGCCGGTGTAATCGTCCAGCTTAAAAAGTTCCACAACATTAAAAGTGGAATAAGTAGTATCCCGCTGTTTGAAACAAGCGGTATGATAAACAGGACAAAGGCAAAAAAGGATAATGCGACAACCATCGTCTGTCGATTGCCAAATCGATCCGATGCATATCCCCCAAACCAACTTCCGCAAATAGCCGCTATACCGAATAACAAATAAAGAAAGCTTAGGGCATTCCCTGATACATGTAACGTTGATTGTAAGAAGGGTGTTAAAAACGCATATAGTGTTAAATGACCAATAAAAAACAAAATGGAAACAGAATGTACCATCAAAATAGTTGGTTTCCGTAGGGCACGTAGTTGTGTCGATAGAGGCACATACGGCTTTGGTTCAATGGGATTTAATGTGAACTGGATCAATACCATTAAAATAAAGGTTACAGCTACAATAAAGACAAACGGCGCCCGCCACCCCCATTCGTTTCCAAGAAATAGACCTAATGGCACACCTAATACTAACGAGGCACTTACACCCATCAATACAGTTCCAATGGCTCTGGAGCGATAGGCTTCTGAACTAATTTGCGATGCAATGGTTAAACATAGCGAAACAAGGAGAGCCGCACCTGATGCCGATAAAATACGTGATACAAGAAGTACGAATAAACTATTGCTGATGACCGCAATACCATTTGAAAACAAAAATAGCACGAGAACAATCATAATTAATTTTTTTCGTTCCACTTTTGCAGTAAGGGATAGCAAAACCGGACCAGCAATCGCAAAGCTGAGAGAAAAAGCAGAAATTAATAAGCCGGCTTGACCTAGTGTGATATCTAAATCAGCTGCAATGAAAGGTAAGATACCTCCAATAATTAATTCAACTAGGCCAACAATAAAGGTAAGCGTTGTTAATAGGTAAATTCTTTTGTCCAAAACGGTTCCTCCCCAAATAAAAACAGGACCTCCTGTGAAACGGGAGGCCCTGCATTAAAGCATACATGTGCTAATTCGCTAACATAACGCCCATAGTTATGTCGCCTGAATACGTAATTACTCATAAGTTAGCACGGCTTTAAGGAAGTGTCAATCGGTCAATGTTCATTTGCTTCTTTGTCAATCTTCTCTGTTTCTGCTGGTGACTGCTTCGTAACATAGGTGCCTGCAATAAGGTCATGTATGGAGCGTCTTGATTTTGATAAGCCAACCATAAACGCACTAGCAACTAATAAAATTAAAGATGGAAAAAAGCCAAGAGCTAGTATGGTGAAATCGAATCCAGATAAAATGAATTCCTCACTTAAATCGTTGTTTTGTACGAATGTTAGCCATATTCGTGTATCAACAGTGAAAGAGAGGATTGTAACGCTAATAAGTATAGGTAACACATAGATAAGGCCGCCAATAATAGTACGTTTAATCATTGTCCAAATTCCTACGTTTGTACCGTCCATGTGAATGATGCGAATCTTAAACACCCGTTTACCGACCGTGTAACCATACCAAAAAACTGGTAGTAGTAGTGCGTACAAAAACTGTGCTAATTCTGTAATACCATCTTGCCAAGCTGCTAGTAAGAATAATCCTAGAAGAAATGCCAATCCATTAAATAAAATACCATCAAGTAAAAGGGCCCCAAGTCGTATCCAAAATCCTGCTGGTTTTGTTTCCATATGATCCCTCCTTTCCCTTTTAGAATATACCATATATTCTCTACTTTTATATAGCCTGACAGGAGTGTAAGCTTACACTGTAGGGATAGTTGTGGTACAATTGTTTATTGGAAAAGCAGATAACGCTTACGCATAAAGGATTGATAATAGATGAGTATTTTAACAGTGAAAAATTTAAGCCACGGCTTCGGTGATCGTGCCATTTTTCAAGATGTTTCGTTTCGATTATTAAAAGGCGAACATATTGGATTAATTGGTGCAAACGGTGAAGGAAAATCAACGTTTATG from Shouchella hunanensis includes these protein-coding regions:
- a CDS encoding response regulator transcription factor, whose translation is MLKVIIVEDEPIILKGLLYRIDWLKTNCIVIGTAESGIEGCQLILEKKPDIVITDIRMPFKDGLEMLQETKDVCQYEAIILSGYGEFQYAQQAIRLGVHNYLLKPVDLKDFEATLHELAMSVQEKRSSSQSNSHRHVLDLKVEWTEGSSYAADAIRYIEKHYDQKISLAMASKVIGLSTVSVNTKLKERTGYSFNELLTRYRLTKAIQKLQHENSLVYEVAEQTGFSDYKYFSAVFKKYIGTSPKQFLKKGM
- a CDS encoding sensor histidine kinase, which encodes MKSKKMKDEIKRSFFTYAIVVVTVIFFIYLLLLSIVFRLTVIEPNEANHEHVLADVESGFAAYSNGMEELVNASSTIHTFLETGEQASEAYKILYDFRNHQSLHANFLLLNDDEEVVATSFYSGTEEEARNGVALNALTHKLEGAGVVGTRLTSPLRDVHHRSSYVFSAAIGGEEGLLGYLFYFLDLQSFPDQHYVYVTDLFENVIFSNYSYGLTTLGKLDVNRKGNWITHDGDMFYKTQTTLSKQGIQIITMTPISIYRLLVLYGVLTMMISSIAILLVVWFVAPKIVAKSLQPFDGLVALMASKKKYSHLDHEPNYEEVEIIYEEYRSRVSEVERLLDENQIIMEKKRISELKHLEAKFNPHFLFNVLEMIKYELMADPQSASDMVVKTATLMRYNANFGQTLVPLGEDIRYLNDYFSLQKMRYGKRLHYEMTFIPESILDEASIPKLLIQPLIENAIKHNIHKTHSLSIEVTIKTDGDLLTIEIKDNGMGLAKEKVEEIKAIYLGEKEASEQTGLHTVHQLIQLLYGDDYGLMMHSQVEEGTIMTITLPLQKG
- a CDS encoding glycoside hydrolase family 31 protein, translated to MNIQAPYQFELKEKKGSLLSFYSSEAQMTAYVFVLEQGIFRVLFEKEEGLEVPQTWSIAPGCDDVPVEGRPRFSTEGFTCPTFATKEYDRHIEIATNELKAVIQKEGFRMAWFQKQQGEWVEFASDRMTQAYNFKGELGKSLKHYLKRDISEHYFGLGERTGELNRHHGRFRNLTIDAMGYDAQYSDPLYKHIPFYITRNPKTSYSYGLFYDNLAPGYIDLGRELDNYHSLYRYFEAEAGDLDYYMIGGPTVRDVVQTYTWLTGNTMMPPKWSIGYSGSTMSYTDASNAQEQLYQFIADCEEHDILCDSFQLSSGYTSIGDKRYVFHWNKEKFPDAKKLAADFREKGLRLAANIKPAFLAGHPAYEELEENGYFITDGQGKTELAQFWDGGGAYLDFTNKHAFNWWKTQVTNQLLEYGISSTWNDNNEYEIWNEHAQVNGFDHALPFQTIRGLFPLLMMKASFEAQEAFTKEERPFLISRSGGPGMQRYVQTWTGDNRTEWKTIRFNTKTGLGLSLSGIYNYGHDVGGFAGPKPDQELFIRWVQNGIFHPRFTIHSWNEDQTVNEPWMYPEATPAIRALIQLRSMLTPYWYTTFYEARTRHEPIMKPTFFDFEADAKTWEENDDFLAGPAFLVASVVEPGVDERRVYAPKSKGGWFDFYRGTAVAGGTEVTLPAPDHETPLLVKAGSMIPVNGAERTFKKKDEDVRGFLLFPEEGANHRSSYTLYEDDGISRDWKENHALVHLDMTTTADTISITVTVDHHGYVLPYKEAIFTIATGDRRTLIVNGKTIESGQRGVIC
- the uxaC gene encoding glucuronate isomerase — encoded protein: MFIHENFMLQNEYAKTLYHDYAKTMPIYDFHSHLDPESIANDKSYETITELWLGDDHYKWRAMRACGIEERLITGPATDKEKFFAWARTVPQLLGNPLYHWTHMELTHTFGISTLLSEETAESIWQETNRQLQEKKVTVRSLLQQANVDTLCTTDQIIDSLEEHVRIAQDKTIVTKVLPTFRADAALQVGGKNFRDFLGKLENVTGIDINNVSSYLQALTNRIDYFHERGCRASDHGIGQFRFEKATVQQAEELFTQLLQQKRLNEHERTLIQSIVLEHLGKAYADKGWVMQLHIGPLRNNNSAAFDTIGPDSGFDSIQDDSYAISLNRFFNELEQLDKLPKTICFNLDWTKNEMIAGALGNFQKEGLPGKMQLGSGWWFNDTKDGMRRQMTSLASVGVLSHFVGMLTDSRSFLSFARHDYFRRILCQFISEWMEDGEIPANLPQAGKLIQAISYQNAKRYFES
- a CDS encoding NADP-dependent oxidoreductase, with the translated sequence MKQQQIRLRERPDGWPSEETFSYEEVEVKEPTQDEVTLKTRYLSVDPYMRGRMNDTKSYVEPFQIGEPLNGGIVAEVTKTKSEKLKVGDIVSGALNWQEYNTVPADTVRKLDLHGAPMSTALGVLGMPGLTAYFGMYHIGEPKEGETVVVSGAAGAVGSIAGQLAKRKGAHVVGIVGSKEKADYIRSIGFDEAIDYKEKHVGQALEQACPNGIDVYFENVGGEISDQVWPLLNSFARVPVCGAISSYNLEQGEEDIGRRVQGYLVKARVKMQGFLVGDFQSHYKEAYADLSRYLQNDELQFEETIHEGFDKVPEAFLGLFKGKNIGKQLVKVEK
- a CDS encoding MFS transporter, translated to MDKRIYLLTTLTFIVGLVELIIGGILPFIAADLDITLGQAGLLISAFSLSFAIAGPVLLSLTAKVERKKLIMIVLVLFLFSNGIAVISNSLFVLLVSRILSASGAALLVSLCLTIASQISSEAYRSRAIGTVLMGVSASLVLGVPLGLFLGNEWGWRAPFVFIVAVTFILMVLIQFTLNPIEPKPYVPLSTQLRALRKPTILMVHSVSILFFIGHLTLYAFLTPFLQSTLHVSGNALSFLYLLFGIAAICGSWFGGYASDRFGNRQTMVVALSFFAFVLFIIPLVSNSGILLIPLLMLWNFLSWTITPAIQGHLVASAPKTSDIQQSINNSATHVGMAIGSVVGGLTIDVYTVDFNAPVGGLFAVIGLIVAIIAVKMK
- a CDS encoding TRAP transporter large permease, producing the protein MALLAGISLVVVFLLLLVIGVPIAISVAGASIVTMLLIAPFDAAVFTSAQKMVTGIDSFTLLAVPFFLLTGIIMNQGGIALRLVNVARLLTGKLPGSLAHTNIVGNMLFGSIAGSSVASAAAIGKVMHPLQEQEGYDRKFSAAVNIASAPTGLIIPPTGLFIIYSLVSGGTSVAALFLAGYIPGILWGLATMVVAYILAKRKGYTAKRHQAGSSPLKVIWEAVPSLFLVIIIIGGIIGGFFTATEASAIAIIYALLLSFAYRSLSVKQLPGIFKEAVELTVVIMFLIGTSAMLSLVMAFTGIPSAISTGILSLTDNPIFILLLINLILLLIGIVMDVTPAILIFTPIFLPVVMEFGMDPVHFGVILIVNLCIGNITPPGGSALFVGSTVGKVKIEEVVRPLVPFYIGIIIVLMIVTMIPALSTWLPTLAGLM
- a CDS encoding RDD family protein, with translation METKPAGFWIRLGALLLDGILFNGLAFLLGLFLLAAWQDGITELAQFLYALLLPVFWYGYTVGKRVFKIRIIHMDGTNVGIWTMIKRTIIGGLIYVLPILISVTILSFTVDTRIWLTFVQNNDLSEEFILSGFDFTILALGFFPSLILLVASAFMVGLSKSRRSIHDLIAGTYVTKQSPAETEKIDKEANEH